In Fusobacterium canifelinum, a genomic segment contains:
- the hrcA gene encoding heat-inducible transcriptional repressor HrcA: MGISEREKLVLNAIVDYYLTVGDTIGSRTLVKKYGIELSSATIRNVMADLEDMGFIEKTHTSSGRIPTDMGYKYYLTELLKVEKITQEEIENISNVYNRRVDELENILKKTSTLLSKLTNYAGIAVEPKPDNKKVSRVELVYIDEYLIMAIIVMDDRRVKTKNIHLPYPISKEEVEKKADELNIKIRNNEIAINDIEKFFTESTDIIYEYDDEDELSKYFINNLPSMLKNENIAEVTDVIEFFNERKDIRELFEKLIEQKAQENSKSNVNVILGDELGIKELEDFSFVYSIYDIGGAQGIIGVMGPKRMAYSKTMGLINHVSREVNKLINSMEKDKNKKV; the protein is encoded by the coding sequence ATGGGGATTTCTGAAAGAGAAAAACTTGTTCTCAATGCTATTGTAGATTATTATCTTACAGTTGGGGACACAATAGGTTCCAGAACATTGGTAAAAAAATATGGAATAGAACTCTCATCTGCTACAATACGTAATGTTATGGCTGATTTGGAGGATATGGGATTTATTGAAAAAACTCATACTTCATCAGGGCGTATTCCAACAGATATGGGATACAAATATTACTTAACAGAGCTTCTAAAAGTAGAAAAGATAACACAGGAAGAGATAGAAAACATTAGCAATGTGTATAATCGTAGAGTTGATGAATTAGAAAATATTTTGAAAAAGACTTCTACTCTACTTTCAAAGCTAACTAATTATGCAGGTATAGCTGTTGAACCAAAACCTGATAATAAAAAAGTTAGCAGGGTGGAGCTCGTTTATATAGATGAATATTTGATTATGGCAATTATTGTTATGGATGACAGAAGAGTTAAGACAAAAAATATTCATTTACCTTATCCAATTTCAAAAGAAGAAGTTGAGAAGAAGGCTGATGAATTAAATATTAAGATTAGAAATAATGAAATTGCTATAAATGATATAGAAAAGTTCTTTACAGAAAGTACAGATATTATTTATGAATATGATGATGAAGATGAACTTAGTAAGTACTTTATAAATAATCTTCCAAGTATGTTAAAAAATGAAAACATTGCAGAGGTTACAGATGTAATTGAGTTTTTCAATGAAAGAAAAGATATAAGGGAATTATTTGAAAAACTTATAGAACAAAAAGCACAGGAAAATTCAAAATCAAATGTAAATGTTATTCTTGGAGATGAGTTAGGGATAAAAGAATTAGAAGATTTTAGCTTTGTCTATTCTATATATGATATAGGAGGAGCACAAGGAATAATTGGAGTTATGGGGCCTAAGAGAATGGCATATTCTAAAACAATGGGGCTTATAAACCATGTAAGTAGAGAAGTAAATAAATTAATTAATTCAATGGAAAAAGATAAAAATAAAAAGGTTTAG
- the grpE gene encoding nucleotide exchange factor GrpE: protein MKDKEIKEEVLKEEVNKEVNEEIKNEKEKVKEEKEEKEEAHEHEHKHGEHTCCGKHGHKHEEEIGKLKAEIEEWKNEYLRKQADFQNFTKRKEKEVDELKKFASEKIITQFLGSLDNFERAIEASTESKDFDSLLQGVEMIVRNLKDIMSGEGVEEISTEGAFNPEYHHAVGVEASEDKKEDEIVKVLQKGYMMKGKVIRPAMVTVCKK from the coding sequence ATGAAAGATAAAGAGATTAAAGAGGAAGTTCTAAAGGAGGAAGTAAATAAAGAAGTTAATGAGGAAATAAAAAATGAAAAAGAAAAAGTAAAAGAAGAAAAAGAAGAAAAAGAAGAAGCTCATGAGCATGAACATAAACATGGTGAACACACTTGTTGTGGGAAACATGGACATAAACATGAAGAAGAAATTGGAAAGTTAAAAGCTGAAATAGAAGAATGGAAAAATGAATATCTAAGAAAACAAGCAGATTTTCAAAATTTTACTAAAAGAAAAGAAAAAGAAGTTGATGAACTTAAAAAATTTGCTTCTGAAAAAATTATTACTCAATTTTTAGGAAGTTTAGATAACTTTGAAAGAGCTATTGAAGCTTCTACTGAAAGTAAAGATTTTGACTCACTATTACAAGGTGTTGAAATGATAGTAAGAAATCTAAAAGACATTATGTCTGGTGAAGGTGTTGAAGAAATATCAACAGAAGGAGCTTTTAATCCAGAATATCATCATGCAGTTGGTGTTGAAGCAAGTGAAGATAAAAAAGAAGATGAAATTGTAAAAGTATTACAAAAAGGTTATATGATGAAAGGTAAAGTTATCAGACCAGCAATGGTTACAGTATGTAAAAAATAA